A window of the Flavobacterium sangjuense genome harbors these coding sequences:
- the serS gene encoding serine--tRNA ligase, giving the protein MLQISYIRDNKEKVIAALAKRNMDVKTLVEEVIALDENRRSTQVALDNTLAEANKLSSAIGDLMKSGEKAKADILKLKTVQLKETSKELGEKSEALANELLEKMYQLPNLPADIVPVGKTPEENLNVFEEGEVPVLHEGAQPHWELVKKYDIIDFELGVKITGAGFPVYKGKGAKLQRALISYFLDKNTEAGYQEFQVPHLVNEASAYGTGQLPDKEGQMYHDATDDLYLIPTAEVPVTNIFRDVILQESELPILCTGYTPCFRREAGSYGAHVRGLNRLHQFDKVEIVRIEHPDKSYEALDGMVEHVKTILQELKLPYRILRLCGGDMGFASALTYDFEVFSTAQDKWLEISSVSNFETFQANRLKLRFKGKEGKTQLAHTLNGSSLALPRVLAGIIENYQTPEGIVIPEVLRKYTGFDIIN; this is encoded by the coding sequence ATGTTACAGATAAGTTACATCAGAGATAATAAAGAAAAAGTGATTGCGGCTTTGGCCAAAAGAAACATGGATGTGAAGACACTTGTGGAAGAAGTAATCGCATTAGATGAAAACAGAAGAAGCACACAAGTTGCCTTAGACAATACTTTGGCGGAAGCCAACAAACTATCATCAGCCATTGGCGATTTGATGAAAAGTGGTGAAAAAGCAAAAGCCGATATTTTAAAACTAAAAACGGTTCAGCTAAAAGAAACCAGCAAAGAACTTGGTGAAAAATCAGAGGCGCTGGCGAATGAACTTTTAGAAAAAATGTATCAGTTGCCAAATCTTCCTGCAGATATTGTTCCGGTTGGAAAAACTCCCGAAGAAAATCTAAACGTTTTTGAAGAAGGTGAAGTTCCTGTTTTGCACGAAGGAGCACAACCTCACTGGGAATTGGTAAAAAAATACGACATCATCGATTTTGAATTGGGCGTAAAAATCACTGGCGCTGGATTTCCTGTTTATAAAGGAAAAGGAGCCAAACTACAACGCGCGCTGATTTCTTATTTCTTAGATAAAAATACCGAAGCCGGTTATCAGGAGTTTCAAGTGCCACATTTGGTTAACGAAGCTTCTGCTTACGGAACCGGACAATTGCCGGACAAAGAAGGACAAATGTACCATGATGCAACCGACGATTTATATTTAATTCCAACTGCTGAAGTTCCGGTAACGAATATTTTCCGCGATGTGATTTTACAGGAAAGCGAACTGCCAATTTTATGTACAGGATATACGCCATGTTTCCGTCGTGAAGCAGGTTCTTATGGCGCACATGTTCGTGGTTTGAATCGTTTGCATCAATTTGACAAAGTAGAAATAGTGCGCATCGAACATCCTGATAAATCGTATGAAGCTTTAGACGGTATGGTGGAACATGTGAAAACAATATTGCAGGAATTAAAATTACCGTACCGAATTCTGCGTCTTTGTGGTGGCGATATGGGTTTTGCTTCGGCTTTGACTTATGATTTTGAAGTGTTTTCTACAGCACAGGATAAATGGTTGGAAATTAGTTCGGTTTCCAATTTCGAAACGTTCCAGGCGAATCGTCTGAAATTGCGTTTCAAAGGAAAAGAAGGCAAAACACAATTAGCACATACCCTGAACGGAAGTTCATTGGCATTGCCAAGAGTTTTAGCCGGAATCATTGAAAATTATCAAACGCCGGAAGGTATCGTAATCCCGGAAGTATTGCGCAAGTACACCGGATTTGACATCATAAACTAA
- a CDS encoding M1 family aminopeptidase, translating into MKKTYLLLLCLSISTVFAQRNLNKTNSIAEAEMKSAEQQMNIEVNPNTANYNVTYHRLEFTVNPTVKFITGKVYTTYTALANMTTVTFDFANELTASSVKIGATNLTFVENTNNELIITLPATQTTGTSATVEINYSGVPPQNGFDSFVQSTHNGSPIIWTLSEPFGARDWWPCKQDLNDKIDTIDVYVTAPSQYIAVSNGVEPEAPVINGANKTTHFHHGYPIPAYLICMAVTNYQVYNQTAGTAPNTFPVVNYVYPENYSSAVSDLNETLGIMNLYETLFEPYPFRNEKYGHAQFSWGGGMEHTTVSFMANFSRQLIAHEMGHQWFGDKVTCGSWKDIWLNEGFATYLATLVIENFDGADAFVTEKEGMIEYITSSPAGNVYLTDLQATNVNRIFSSRLSYNKGAMVLEMLRFKLGDALFFQGVRNYLADPNLAYKYAVTTDFKTHMETVYGQSLTEFFNDWIYNQGYPTYTITAQNWGAGQARFVINQTQSDASVSYFEMPVPVRVYGSGGQQADIVLNNTVNGEVIITSVPFSITGVEFDPKRHLIADANSTVTLGNQNFDLDSAVSIYPNPSSDVVHIQMPSTSTLEKVIVYNNLGQKVMENSTLDFLVSSLSTGVHYVDIQTTEGTYHKKFIKK; encoded by the coding sequence ATGAAGAAAACCTACTTACTATTACTTTGCCTTTCGATATCTACTGTTTTTGCGCAAAGAAACTTAAACAAAACCAATTCGATTGCTGAAGCTGAAATGAAATCTGCGGAGCAACAAATGAATATTGAAGTCAACCCAAATACGGCTAACTACAATGTTACCTACCACAGATTGGAATTTACAGTTAATCCAACGGTGAAGTTTATCACAGGAAAAGTGTATACGACCTACACAGCATTGGCAAACATGACTACGGTAACATTTGATTTTGCTAATGAACTAACCGCGAGTTCGGTTAAAATAGGAGCAACCAATTTGACTTTTGTCGAAAACACCAATAATGAGTTGATTATTACGTTACCTGCGACTCAAACTACTGGAACTTCAGCTACGGTTGAGATTAATTATTCGGGTGTTCCGCCGCAGAATGGTTTTGATTCGTTTGTTCAGTCAACGCATAACGGCAGTCCAATTATTTGGACACTTTCAGAGCCATTTGGAGCCAGAGACTGGTGGCCTTGTAAGCAGGATTTGAATGATAAAATTGATACTATAGATGTTTATGTTACTGCACCATCACAATATATTGCCGTTTCTAACGGAGTTGAACCCGAAGCACCTGTAATCAATGGTGCCAACAAGACAACGCATTTTCATCACGGTTACCCGATTCCGGCTTATTTGATTTGTATGGCGGTTACAAATTACCAAGTATACAACCAAACCGCTGGAACGGCGCCAAATACATTTCCTGTTGTAAATTATGTTTATCCTGAAAATTATAGTTCTGCTGTTTCGGATTTAAATGAAACATTAGGAATAATGAATTTATATGAAACACTGTTTGAGCCATATCCTTTTCGCAACGAAAAATATGGGCATGCTCAGTTTAGTTGGGGCGGCGGAATGGAGCATACGACGGTTTCGTTTATGGCTAATTTTAGCAGACAATTGATTGCTCACGAAATGGGGCACCAATGGTTTGGGGATAAAGTGACTTGTGGTTCGTGGAAAGACATTTGGTTAAATGAAGGATTTGCAACTTATTTGGCGACTTTAGTGATTGAAAATTTTGATGGCGCTGATGCTTTTGTAACCGAAAAGGAAGGTATGATAGAATATATTACTTCAAGTCCGGCCGGGAATGTTTATTTAACTGATTTACAAGCCACCAATGTAAACAGAATTTTCAGCAGCCGATTGAGTTATAACAAAGGCGCTATGGTTTTGGAAATGCTGCGTTTTAAATTGGGTGATGCTTTGTTCTTTCAAGGAGTTAGAAACTATTTAGCCGATCCAAATTTGGCTTATAAATATGCCGTAACTACCGATTTCAAAACCCATATGGAAACGGTTTACGGACAAAGTTTAACAGAGTTCTTTAACGATTGGATATACAATCAAGGCTATCCGACTTATACGATTACGGCTCAAAATTGGGGCGCAGGACAAGCCAGATTTGTGATTAACCAAACCCAATCGGATGCTTCGGTTTCTTATTTTGAAATGCCGGTTCCGGTTAGAGTTTATGGTTCCGGTGGACAACAAGCGGATATCGTATTGAACAATACGGTTAACGGCGAAGTAATTATCACTAGTGTTCCTTTTTCAATTACGGGTGTTGAATTTGATCCTAAACGACATTTAATAGCTGATGCCAATTCTACAGTTACCTTAGGAAATCAAAACTTTGATTTAGACAGCGCGGTTTCGATTTATCCTAATCCAAGTTCGGATGTAGTGCATATTCAAATGCCGAGTACATCAACACTGGAAAAAGTAATTGTTTACAACAATCTGGGACAAAAAGTTATGGAAAATTCGACTTTAGATTTTTTGGTAAGCAGTCTGTCAACGGGCGTTCATTATGTGGATATTCAGACGACAGAAGGCACTTATCATAAAAAATTCATAAAAAAATAA
- the rseP gene encoding RIP metalloprotease RseP gives MEIAIKLSQFLLSLSILIILHELGHFIPAKLFKTRVEKFYLFFDIKYSLLKKKIGETEYGIGWLPLGGYVKISGMIDESMDKEQMALPPQPWEFRSKPAWQRLIIMLGGVTVNFILAFIIYIGMSFFYGEQYIANSEVKDGIWIANPVVEKAGLKTGDKLVSIDGEKIERFYEANEKAFLSKEIIVLRDGQEVKVHFPGNFIDQLMQGKRASLLELRLPFIVREVQDDSQNKAVLQPKDIITSLNGKPVKFADEVLASLDTLKGKTVPVGIKRDGKEIAANIKVSDSAKLGVAYAAKIPYDDLEKLGLYKVSKEEYGFFESIPVGINKGFDQLSSYGKQLKAIFTPSTGAYKGVGGFAAIFNIFPQTWSWEAFWNITALLSIMLGVMNLLPIPALDGGHVMFLLYELISGRKPSDKFLENAQMVGFVLLISLLLFANGNDIYKAIFNK, from the coding sequence ATGGAAATTGCAATCAAATTATCTCAATTTTTACTGAGTTTATCAATACTAATTATACTTCACGAATTAGGACATTTTATTCCTGCCAAATTATTTAAGACACGAGTAGAGAAATTCTATTTGTTTTTTGACATCAAATATTCTTTATTGAAAAAGAAAATCGGCGAAACCGAATACGGTATCGGATGGTTGCCACTTGGAGGCTATGTAAAAATATCAGGAATGATAGATGAAAGCATGGACAAAGAACAAATGGCATTGCCACCACAACCATGGGAATTTCGTTCTAAACCAGCCTGGCAACGATTAATCATCATGCTTGGTGGTGTTACGGTGAATTTTATTTTGGCGTTTATCATTTATATTGGGATGAGCTTTTTCTATGGCGAGCAATATATTGCTAATAGTGAAGTGAAAGATGGTATTTGGATTGCCAATCCGGTAGTGGAGAAAGCTGGTTTAAAGACAGGAGATAAATTGGTTTCTATTGATGGTGAAAAAATAGAACGTTTTTATGAAGCTAATGAAAAGGCATTTTTGTCTAAAGAAATAATAGTGCTTCGTGATGGTCAGGAAGTAAAAGTGCATTTTCCGGGGAACTTTATTGATCAATTGATGCAGGGCAAAAGAGCATCGTTATTAGAACTGCGCCTTCCTTTTATTGTTAGAGAAGTTCAGGATGATTCGCAAAACAAAGCCGTACTGCAGCCAAAAGATATTATAACCAGCCTCAATGGAAAACCCGTAAAATTTGCAGATGAAGTCTTAGCATCACTAGATACTTTGAAAGGCAAAACAGTTCCGGTAGGTATCAAAAGAGACGGTAAAGAAATTGCTGCGAATATAAAAGTCAGTGATAGTGCCAAACTTGGAGTTGCCTATGCTGCTAAAATCCCGTATGATGATTTAGAAAAGTTGGGATTGTATAAAGTAAGCAAAGAAGAATATGGTTTTTTTGAATCAATTCCGGTTGGAATTAACAAAGGTTTTGACCAACTTAGCAGTTATGGAAAACAACTAAAAGCTATTTTCACTCCTAGCACAGGTGCTTACAAAGGCGTTGGTGGTTTTGCTGCCATATTCAATATATTTCCACAAACCTGGAGTTGGGAAGCGTTTTGGAATATCACGGCATTGTTATCAATCATGCTTGGTGTAATGAATTTATTGCCTATACCAGCATTGGATGGTGGCCATGTAATGTTTTTATTATACGAATTGATTAGCGGTAGAAAACCTAGCGATAAGTTCTTGGAAAATGCCCAAATGGTTGGCTTTGTTTTACTTATTTCGTTATTGCTGTTTGCCAACGGGAATGATATTTATAAGGCGATTTTTAACAAATAA
- a CDS encoding ImmA/IrrE family metallo-endopeptidase gives MMRLSNPQRHANNVLDSVGWKQPGDLSLEELVWSLGGYIKYSEMNKVEGRILMSKENAIITINSKIKYLPKLNFVIAHEIGHLVMHKDISYLFSDTKKTLQQWLANGIHENEANEFASELLMPSELFIRRVKGKKLNLDLIKETSNYFGASQTATFLKYKDYGDFPVCIIYLENGRVVWKQESKDFPLKFISKGFSAPEQSNCGDFFKGKSIEDEPILIDALDWFPEDFNIDDYLDLEFYEQCFKISETSILCCLWCK, from the coding sequence ATGATGAGACTAAGTAATCCTCAAAGACATGCAAATAATGTATTAGATTCAGTGGGGTGGAAACAACCAGGAGACTTATCCTTAGAAGAACTTGTTTGGTCGCTAGGCGGTTATATAAAGTATTCTGAAATGAATAAAGTAGAAGGGCGTATTCTTATGAGTAAGGAAAATGCCATAATAACAATTAATTCGAAAATTAAATATCTTCCAAAGTTAAATTTTGTAATTGCACATGAAATTGGACATCTAGTGATGCATAAGGACATTTCTTATTTGTTTTCTGACACAAAAAAAACTCTTCAACAATGGCTTGCAAATGGCATACATGAAAATGAGGCTAATGAATTTGCTTCTGAACTTTTAATGCCAAGTGAATTATTTATAAGAAGAGTAAAAGGCAAGAAGTTAAATTTAGATTTAATTAAAGAAACCTCTAACTATTTTGGGGCCTCCCAAACTGCAACATTTCTAAAATATAAAGATTATGGCGATTTTCCCGTATGTATAATTTATTTAGAAAATGGACGAGTTGTTTGGAAACAAGAATCGAAGGACTTCCCATTAAAATTTATATCCAAGGGATTTTCAGCTCCAGAACAATCAAATTGCGGTGACTTTTTTAAAGGAAAGTCAATTGAGGATGAGCCAATATTGATTGATGCTTTAGATTGGTTTCCAGAAGATTTTAATATTGATGATTACTTAGATTTGGAATTTTATGAGCAATGCTTTAAAATAAGTGAAACATCAATACTATGCTGTCTATGGTGTAAATAA